One Micromonospora sp. WMMD1120 genomic region harbors:
- a CDS encoding NAD-dependent malic enzyme, whose amino-acid sequence MAITRLPSAGFSITIRIAVTADASSIGRLTTSVGEAGAIVTALDVVDSDPTNVIVDLTCDTADAKHADQVVDALRALDGVDVRKVSDRTFLLHLGGKIEVTSKVALRNRDELSRAYTPGVARVCMAIAENPADARRLTIKRNTVAVVSDGSAVLGLGNLGPAASLPVMEGKAALFKRFGGVDAWPVVLDTQDTDEIVQIVKAIAPAYGGINLEDIAAPRCFEIEARLREALDIPVFHDDQHGTAICVLAALTNALRVVGKELKDVRVVVSGAGAAGTAIMKLLLRQGVGDIIAYDREGALHRGLTGLNPAWQWLAENTNRENYSGDLPGAIQGADVFIGVSAPNLLTGDDIAQMAKDAIVFALANPDPEVDPREARKHAAVVATGRSDQPNQINNVLAFPGVFRGMLDAHAEEFTEEMAIAAAQAIADVVGEDKINPTVIVPSVFDSRVAPAVAAAVRAAAHNPSPLPAADPGPADLPEIAANASATP is encoded by the coding sequence GTGGCCATCACCCGACTGCCGAGCGCCGGATTTTCGATCACCATCCGGATCGCCGTAACCGCGGACGCCTCCTCGATCGGCCGGCTCACCACCTCCGTCGGCGAGGCCGGGGCGATCGTCACGGCGCTGGACGTGGTGGACTCCGACCCGACCAACGTGATCGTCGACCTGACCTGCGACACGGCCGATGCCAAGCACGCCGACCAGGTGGTCGACGCGCTCCGGGCGCTCGACGGGGTGGACGTGCGCAAGGTGTCCGACCGGACGTTCCTCCTGCATCTCGGCGGCAAGATCGAGGTGACCTCGAAGGTCGCGCTGCGCAACCGTGACGAGCTGTCCCGCGCGTACACCCCGGGGGTTGCCCGGGTTTGCATGGCGATCGCCGAGAACCCGGCGGACGCCCGGCGGCTGACCATCAAGCGCAACACCGTCGCGGTGGTCAGCGACGGCTCCGCTGTGCTCGGCCTGGGTAACCTGGGCCCGGCCGCGTCGCTGCCGGTGATGGAGGGCAAGGCGGCGCTGTTCAAGCGCTTCGGCGGGGTGGACGCCTGGCCGGTGGTGCTGGACACGCAGGACACCGACGAGATCGTGCAGATCGTCAAGGCGATCGCACCGGCCTACGGCGGTATCAACCTGGAGGACATCGCCGCGCCGCGCTGCTTCGAGATCGAGGCCCGGCTGCGCGAGGCGCTGGACATCCCGGTCTTCCACGACGACCAGCACGGCACCGCGATCTGCGTGCTGGCCGCGCTGACCAACGCGCTGCGGGTGGTCGGCAAGGAACTCAAGGACGTCCGGGTGGTCGTCTCCGGCGCCGGCGCGGCCGGCACCGCGATCATGAAGCTGCTGCTGCGCCAGGGCGTCGGCGACATCATCGCGTACGACCGGGAGGGCGCCCTGCACCGCGGGCTGACCGGGCTCAACCCGGCGTGGCAGTGGCTGGCGGAGAACACCAACAGGGAGAACTACTCGGGCGACCTGCCGGGGGCGATCCAGGGTGCCGACGTCTTCATCGGGGTCAGCGCCCCGAACCTGCTCACCGGCGACGACATCGCCCAGATGGCGAAGGACGCGATCGTCTTCGCCCTGGCCAACCCGGACCCGGAGGTCGACCCGCGGGAGGCGCGTAAGCACGCCGCGGTGGTGGCCACCGGCCGCTCCGACCAGCCGAACCAGATCAACAACGTGCTCGCGTTCCCCGGCGTGTTCCGCGGCATGCTCGACGCGCACGCCGAGGAGTTCACCGAGGAGATGGCGATCGCCGCCGCGCAGGCCATCGCCGACGTGGTGGGCGAAGACAAGATCAACCCAACGGTGATCGTGCCGAGCGTCTTCGACTCTCGGGTGGCCCCGGCGGTCGCCGCCGCCGTCCGCGCCGCCGCGCACAACCCCAGCCCGCTCCCGGCCGCCGACCCCGGCCCGGCCGACCTTCCCGAGATCGCCGCCAACGCCAGCGCCACCCCGTAA
- the hflX gene encoding GTPase HflX, producing the protein MRDQESFVPVEDEFDDVTTGELDLSERQSLRRVPGLSTELSDVTEVEYRQLRLERVVLVGVWTDGTVTDAENSLTELAALAETAGSQVLEGLIQRRTRPDPATYIGRGKVDDLGAVVRSTGADTVICDGELSPSQLRNLEQRTKVKVVDRTALILDIFAQHAKSKEGKAQVELAQLEYLLPRLRGWGETLSRQTGGSGRGGGAGGGVGVRGPGETKLETDRRRIRHRISRLRREIKGMRTVRVTKRSRRSRNAVPAVAIAGYTNAGKSSLLNRLTGAGVLVENALFATLDPTTRKATTSDGRLYTLSDTVGFVRHLPHQIVEAFRSTLEEVAEADLVVHVVDGTHPDPEEQVRAVHAVLAEVSADRLPELLVVNKTDATDEDTLLRLKRLWPDAIFVSAHSGRGVDELRAAIEERLPSPAVEVRAVLPYDRGDLVARAHRTGDVLSTSHLPEGTLLHVRVNAELAAELAPYDVQRQEQAAGSRS; encoded by the coding sequence TTGCGAGACCAGGAGAGCTTCGTCCCTGTCGAGGACGAGTTCGACGACGTCACCACCGGCGAGCTGGACCTGTCGGAGCGGCAGTCTCTCCGGCGCGTTCCCGGCCTCTCCACCGAGCTCAGTGACGTCACCGAGGTGGAATACCGCCAGCTGCGGCTGGAGCGGGTGGTCCTGGTGGGCGTCTGGACCGACGGCACGGTGACCGACGCCGAGAATTCCCTGACCGAGCTCGCCGCGCTCGCCGAGACCGCCGGCTCCCAGGTGCTCGAAGGGCTCATCCAACGCCGCACCCGTCCCGACCCGGCCACGTACATCGGCCGTGGCAAGGTCGACGACCTCGGCGCGGTGGTGCGTTCCACCGGTGCCGACACCGTCATCTGCGACGGTGAGCTGTCACCGTCGCAGCTGCGCAACCTGGAGCAGCGCACCAAGGTCAAGGTCGTCGACCGGACCGCGCTGATCCTTGACATCTTCGCCCAGCACGCCAAGAGCAAGGAGGGTAAGGCGCAGGTCGAGCTGGCCCAGCTCGAATACCTGCTGCCCCGGCTGCGCGGTTGGGGTGAGACGCTCTCCCGGCAGACCGGTGGCTCCGGTCGGGGTGGCGGCGCCGGCGGCGGTGTGGGTGTCCGTGGTCCGGGTGAGACCAAGCTGGAGACCGACCGGCGCCGCATCCGCCACCGGATCTCCCGGCTGCGCCGCGAGATCAAGGGCATGCGGACGGTACGCGTGACCAAGCGCTCCCGTCGCTCCCGCAACGCCGTTCCCGCGGTGGCCATCGCCGGCTACACGAACGCCGGCAAGTCCAGCCTGCTCAACCGCCTGACCGGGGCTGGCGTGCTGGTGGAGAACGCGCTGTTCGCCACACTGGACCCCACCACCCGCAAGGCCACGACCTCGGACGGGCGCCTCTACACCCTCTCCGACACCGTCGGCTTCGTCCGGCACCTGCCGCACCAGATCGTCGAGGCGTTCCGCTCGACGCTGGAGGAGGTCGCCGAGGCGGACCTGGTGGTGCACGTGGTGGACGGCACCCACCCCGATCCGGAGGAGCAGGTCCGGGCCGTGCACGCGGTGCTCGCCGAGGTGAGCGCGGACCGGCTGCCGGAGTTGCTGGTGGTCAACAAGACCGACGCCACCGACGAGGACACTCTGCTGCGCCTCAAGCGACTCTGGCCGGACGCGATCTTCGTGTCCGCACACTCCGGGCGGGGTGTCGACGAGCTGCGCGCGGCGATCGAGGAGCGGCTGCCGAGCCCGGCCGTCGAGGTCCGGGCCGTGCTCCCGTACGACAGGGGGGACCTGGTCGCCCGGGCCCACCGCACGGGCGATGTGCTCAGCACGTCGCACCTGCCCGAGGGCACACTGTTGCACGTCCGCGTCAACGCGGAGCTGGCCGCGGAGCTGGCTCCGTACGACGTCCAGCGGCAGGAGCAGGCGGCCGGCAGCCGGTCCTGA
- the lexA gene encoding transcriptional repressor LexA, with amino-acid sequence MTEDRASRPKSPQQITEAGPPATRRRSAARSRTGQPAVRQVTPVVSAFPDPAAVDLTARQRRILEFIRTWVERHGYPPSVREIGEAVGLVSPSSVAYQLKELEKKGFLRRDPNRPRAVDVRAPSEAIDDELSRAQRPAPAYVPMLGRIAAGGPILAEQAVEDIFPLPRELVGEGEVFMLQVKGDSMLDAAICDGDWVVVRQQPTADSGEIVAAMLDGEATVKTYRRRDGHVWLMPQNPAFDPIPGDDATIMGRVVAVLRRI; translated from the coding sequence GTGACCGAGGACCGGGCCAGCCGGCCGAAGAGCCCGCAGCAGATCACCGAGGCGGGCCCGCCGGCCACCCGACGCCGCAGCGCCGCCCGCAGCCGGACGGGCCAACCCGCCGTGCGTCAGGTCACTCCGGTGGTCAGCGCCTTCCCCGACCCGGCTGCGGTCGACCTGACCGCCCGCCAACGCCGCATCCTGGAATTCATCCGCACCTGGGTCGAGCGGCACGGCTACCCACCGAGCGTCCGCGAGATCGGCGAGGCGGTCGGCCTGGTGTCGCCGTCCAGCGTCGCCTACCAGCTCAAGGAGCTGGAAAAGAAGGGCTTCCTCCGCCGCGACCCGAACCGGCCGCGCGCGGTCGACGTCCGGGCCCCCAGCGAGGCCATCGACGACGAGTTGTCCCGGGCACAGCGGCCCGCACCGGCGTACGTGCCGATGCTCGGCCGGATCGCCGCCGGTGGGCCGATCCTCGCCGAGCAGGCGGTGGAGGACATCTTCCCCCTCCCTCGCGAGTTGGTCGGCGAGGGCGAGGTCTTCATGCTCCAGGTCAAGGGCGACTCGATGCTCGACGCGGCCATCTGCGACGGCGACTGGGTGGTCGTCCGGCAGCAGCCGACCGCCGACTCGGGCGAGATCGTGGCGGCCATGCTCGACGGTGAGGCGACTGTCAAGACCTACCGGAGGCGCGACGGGCACGTCTGGCTGATGCCGCAGAACCCGGCCTTCGACCCGATCCCCGGTGACGACGCCACCATCATGGGTCGGGTCGTGGCGGTGCTCCGCCGGATCTGA
- the nrdR gene encoding transcriptional regulator NrdR, protein MRCPYCRHADSRVVDSREADDGQLIRRRRSCPECGKRFTTVEEAVLAVVKRSGVTEPFSRTKIIGGVRKACQGRPVDDDSLALLAQRVEETVRAKGAAEIPSHEVGLAILGPLRDLDEIAYLRFASVYRSFDSLADFEREIETLRAAARAREQDRADAVDAAGRTS, encoded by the coding sequence ATGCGGTGTCCGTACTGCCGGCACGCCGACTCCCGGGTGGTCGACTCGCGCGAGGCCGACGACGGCCAACTCATCCGGCGGCGGCGGTCCTGTCCGGAGTGCGGCAAGCGGTTCACCACGGTCGAGGAGGCGGTCCTCGCGGTCGTCAAGCGCAGCGGGGTGACCGAGCCGTTCAGCCGCACGAAGATCATCGGCGGGGTGCGCAAGGCGTGCCAGGGCCGGCCGGTCGACGACGACTCGCTCGCGCTGCTCGCGCAACGGGTCGAGGAGACCGTCCGGGCCAAGGGGGCCGCCGAGATCCCCAGTCACGAGGTGGGCCTGGCGATCCTGGGTCCGTTGCGCGACCTGGACGAGATCGCCTACCTGCGGTTCGCCAGTGTCTACCGTTCCTTCGACTCGCTTGCCGACTTCGAGCGCGAGATCGAGACGTTGCGGGCCGCTGCGCGCGCCCGGGAGCAGGACCGGGCCGACGCGGTTGACGCCGCCGGCCGCACCAGCTGA
- a CDS encoding vitamin B12-dependent ribonucleotide reductase, with the protein MADRVDEGGNGVTTSRSRGKAGVGLKIDRVWTTEGVHPYDEVSWERRDVVMTNWRDGSINFEQRGVEFPESWSVNAANIVTTKYFRGAVGTPEREWSLKQLIDRVVTTYRTAGEEYGYFASPADAEVFAHELTWMLLHQVFSFNSPVWFNVGTPSPQQVSACFILAVDDSMDSILDWYKEEGLIFKGGSGSGVNLSRIRSSRELLSSGGTASGPVSFMRGADASAGTIKSGGATRRAAKMVILDVDHPDIEEFVVTKAREEDKIRALRDAGFDMDLGGSDIVSVQYQNANNSVRVSDEFMSAVENGKGFDLRGRLDGSVIDTVDAKKLFRTISQAAWECADPGLQYDDTINDWHTCPETGRITASNPCSEYLHLDNSSCNLASLNLMKFLRADGGFEVEKFVKSVEFVITAMDISICFADFPTDKIGETSRAYRQLGIGYANLGALLMASGLPYDSDQGRSVAAAITSLMTGTAYRRSAELAGVVGPYDGYARNAEPHKRVMRKHAAANDEIKPTSPVATAIVREATKQWTQGNKIGDKNGWRNAQASVLAPTGTIGFMMDCDTTGVEPDLALVKFKKLVGGGSMQIVNQTVPRALRSLGYPEEQVEAIVEHIADHGHVVDAPGLKPEHYAVFDCAMGERTIAPMGHVRMMAAIQPFVSGAISKTVNMPEAATVEDVEKIYFEGWKLGLKALAIYRDNCKVGQPLSVAKNNKATEPAAVEAAPAAVEKVIEYRPVRKRLPKKRPSETVSFSVGGAEGYLTASSYPDDGLGEVFLKMSKQGSTLAGVMDAFSVAISIGLQYGVPLETFVSKFTNMRFEPAGMTDDPDVRMAASVMDYIFRRLALDFLPYERRAELGIFTASERAAQLRAEADAEAAVSGADLTAMASSAPVETPAKPEAVAQPAQEVADVAAAKPAPGVGSSTELLEAVIGKAADAPLCFTCGTKMRPAGSCYVCEGCGSTSGCS; encoded by the coding sequence GTGGCTGACCGCGTAGACGAGGGGGGCAACGGCGTGACAACGAGCCGTTCACGGGGCAAGGCAGGCGTGGGGCTGAAGATCGACCGGGTGTGGACGACCGAGGGGGTCCACCCGTACGACGAGGTCAGCTGGGAGCGCCGGGACGTCGTGATGACGAACTGGCGGGACGGCTCGATCAACTTCGAGCAGCGGGGGGTCGAGTTCCCCGAGTCGTGGAGCGTCAACGCGGCCAACATCGTCACCACGAAGTACTTCCGGGGCGCGGTGGGGACCCCGGAGCGGGAGTGGTCGCTCAAGCAGCTCATCGACCGGGTGGTCACCACCTACCGCACCGCCGGTGAGGAGTACGGCTACTTCGCCAGCCCGGCCGACGCCGAGGTCTTCGCGCACGAGCTGACCTGGATGCTGCTGCACCAGGTGTTCAGCTTCAACTCGCCGGTCTGGTTCAACGTCGGAACCCCGTCGCCGCAGCAGGTCAGCGCCTGCTTCATCCTGGCCGTCGACGACTCGATGGACTCCATCCTGGACTGGTACAAGGAGGAGGGGCTGATCTTCAAGGGCGGCTCCGGCTCCGGCGTCAACCTGTCGCGCATCCGTTCGTCCCGTGAGCTGCTGTCCTCCGGCGGCACCGCCTCCGGCCCGGTCAGCTTCATGCGCGGCGCGGACGCCTCCGCCGGCACCATCAAGTCCGGCGGCGCGACCCGTCGGGCGGCCAAGATGGTCATCCTCGACGTGGACCACCCGGACATCGAGGAGTTCGTGGTCACCAAGGCGCGCGAGGAGGACAAGATCCGCGCGCTGCGCGACGCCGGGTTCGACATGGACCTCGGCGGTTCCGACATCGTCAGCGTGCAGTACCAGAACGCCAACAACTCGGTCCGGGTCTCCGACGAGTTCATGTCGGCGGTGGAGAACGGCAAGGGCTTCGACCTGCGCGGCCGGCTGGACGGCTCGGTGATCGACACCGTCGACGCCAAGAAGCTGTTCCGGACCATCTCCCAGGCCGCCTGGGAGTGCGCCGACCCGGGCCTGCAGTACGACGACACCATCAACGACTGGCACACCTGCCCGGAGACCGGGCGGATCACCGCGTCGAACCCGTGCTCGGAGTACCTGCACCTGGACAACTCCTCGTGCAACCTGGCCTCGCTCAACCTGATGAAGTTCCTCCGTGCCGACGGTGGCTTCGAGGTGGAGAAGTTCGTCAAGTCCGTCGAGTTCGTCATCACCGCGATGGACATCTCGATCTGCTTCGCCGACTTCCCGACCGACAAGATCGGTGAGACGTCCCGCGCCTACCGTCAGCTCGGCATCGGCTACGCCAACCTGGGCGCCCTGCTGATGGCCTCCGGCCTGCCGTACGACTCGGACCAGGGGCGCTCGGTCGCCGCCGCGATCACGTCCCTGATGACCGGCACCGCGTACCGTCGCTCGGCCGAGCTGGCCGGCGTCGTCGGCCCGTACGACGGTTACGCCCGCAACGCCGAGCCGCACAAGCGGGTCATGCGCAAGCACGCCGCCGCCAACGACGAGATAAAGCCGACCAGCCCGGTGGCCACCGCGATCGTTCGCGAGGCGACCAAGCAGTGGACCCAGGGCAACAAGATCGGTGACAAGAACGGTTGGCGCAACGCGCAGGCCAGCGTCCTCGCCCCGACCGGCACCATCGGCTTCATGATGGACTGCGACACCACCGGCGTGGAGCCGGACCTGGCGCTGGTCAAGTTCAAGAAGCTGGTCGGCGGCGGCTCGATGCAGATCGTCAACCAGACGGTGCCGCGCGCCCTGCGCAGCCTCGGCTACCCCGAGGAGCAGGTCGAGGCCATCGTCGAGCACATCGCCGACCACGGCCACGTGGTGGACGCCCCGGGCCTCAAGCCGGAGCACTACGCGGTCTTCGACTGCGCGATGGGCGAGCGGACGATCGCGCCGATGGGTCACGTGCGGATGATGGCGGCCATCCAGCCGTTCGTCTCCGGCGCCATCTCCAAGACGGTCAACATGCCGGAGGCGGCCACCGTCGAGGACGTCGAGAAGATCTACTTCGAGGGTTGGAAGCTCGGCCTCAAGGCGCTGGCGATCTACCGGGACAACTGCAAGGTCGGCCAGCCGCTCTCCGTGGCCAAGAACAACAAGGCCACCGAGCCGGCTGCGGTCGAGGCCGCGCCGGCCGCGGTCGAGAAGGTCATCGAGTACCGGCCGGTGCGCAAGCGCCTGCCGAAGAAGCGCCCGTCCGAGACGGTCAGCTTCTCCGTCGGCGGCGCCGAGGGCTACCTGACCGCGTCGTCCTACCCGGACGACGGCCTCGGTGAGGTCTTCCTGAAGATGTCCAAGCAGGGCTCGACCCTGGCCGGGGTGATGGACGCCTTCTCGGTGGCCATCAGCATCGGCCTCCAGTACGGCGTGCCGCTGGAGACGTTCGTCAGCAAGTTCACCAACATGCGCTTCGAGCCGGCCGGCATGACCGACGACCCGGACGTGCGGATGGCGGCCTCGGTGATGGACTACATCTTCCGTCGCCTCGCGCTGGACTTCCTGCCCTACGAGCGCCGCGCCGAGTTGGGCATCTTCACCGCCTCGGAGCGGGCCGCCCAGCTCCGCGCCGAGGCCGACGCGGAGGCCGCCGTGAGCGGTGCGGACCTCACCGCGATGGCGTCCTCCGCGCCGGTGGAGACCCCGGCCAAGCCCGAGGCCGTCGCCCAGCCGGCACAGGAGGTGGCCGACGTGGCCGCCGCCAAGCCGGCCCCGGGCGTGGGTTCCAGCACCGAGTTGCTGGAGGCCGTCATCGGCAAGGCCGCCGACGCACCGCTCTGCTTCACCTGCGGTACGAAGATGCGCCCCGCCGGAAGCTGCTACGTCTGCGAGGGCTGCGGCTCCACCAGCGGCTGCAGCTGA
- the pyrE gene encoding orotate phosphoribosyltransferase: MTSPLARRVYETCHLTGSFRLRSGQTSDEYFDKYLFEAQPGLLCAVAEVMVTLLPECDVLAGMEMGGIPIATVMSQLTGLPTAFVRKQAKEYGTGKAAEGAPVVGRRVVVIEDVVTTGGALLASCRQLRAGGAMVETVVCAIDREQGGRENLAAEGLRLHAALTRRDLESSPPG, from the coding sequence GTGACTTCTCCCCTTGCGCGTCGCGTCTACGAAACGTGTCACCTGACCGGATCGTTCCGCTTGCGCTCAGGTCAGACGAGCGACGAGTACTTCGACAAGTACCTATTCGAGGCACAACCTGGCCTGTTGTGTGCGGTGGCCGAGGTGATGGTCACCCTGCTGCCAGAGTGTGACGTGCTGGCGGGGATGGAGATGGGCGGCATCCCGATCGCCACCGTGATGTCGCAGCTGACCGGGCTGCCGACCGCGTTCGTCCGGAAGCAGGCGAAGGAGTACGGCACCGGCAAGGCCGCCGAGGGCGCCCCCGTGGTCGGCCGGCGGGTGGTGGTGATCGAGGACGTGGTCACCACAGGCGGCGCGTTGCTGGCATCATGCCGCCAGCTGCGGGCCGGCGGCGCGATGGTCGAAACGGTGGTCTGCGCTATCGATCGCGAGCAGGGCGGGCGTGAGAATCTGGCGGCCGAAGGGCTGCGCTTGCACGCCGCCCTCACCCGTCGCGACCTGGAATCGTCCCCGCCGGGCTGA
- a CDS encoding DNA-binding protein, which produces MKRPRLYGPGELAALFNVSRQRVLQITRRPGFPEPIARLIGTTIWDADEVDEWAKHNRPPRPTEGDEDR; this is translated from the coding sequence GTGAAGCGACCGCGCTTGTACGGGCCTGGTGAGTTAGCCGCCCTGTTCAACGTGTCGCGGCAGCGGGTCCTCCAGATCACCCGCCGACCGGGCTTCCCCGAGCCGATCGCCCGGTTGATCGGAACGACGATCTGGGACGCGGACGAGGTCGACGAGTGGGCCAAGCACAACCGCCCGCCACGCCCCACCGAAGGCGACGAAGACCGCTGA
- a CDS encoding NIPSNAP family protein — protein MITCVVHYTIDPAQIDAFEDFARTWMRLVAEHGGVHHGYFLPAEGASDKAEALFSFESLAAYERYRARFGDDPEFVAADRIRDESGCVVRYERTFMRPLLPTD, from the coding sequence ATGATCACCTGCGTCGTGCACTACACGATCGACCCCGCGCAGATCGACGCGTTCGAGGACTTCGCCCGAACATGGATGCGGTTGGTGGCCGAGCACGGTGGTGTGCACCATGGCTATTTCCTGCCCGCCGAGGGCGCCAGTGACAAGGCCGAGGCGCTGTTCAGCTTCGAGAGCCTGGCGGCCTACGAGCGTTACCGCGCCCGGTTCGGCGACGACCCGGAGTTCGTCGCCGCCGACCGCATCCGCGACGAGTCGGGTTGTGTCGTGCGGTACGAGCGAACGTTCATGCGACCGCTGCTGCCGACCGACTGA
- a CDS encoding sigma-70 family RNA polymerase sigma factor, whose amino-acid sequence MSEPSQVDDDISGIGADPVAFEVFYRRHLEAVGRFVARRVDDPHLAADLTADVFLAVIESAAGYRPDRGSQIGWLYGVARNVIGDERRRAAQRLRVHGRLAGRRDLGPDDIARIEERIDAESAARRTCRALGELPEGTRTLVELVAVDGLTVAEAATVLGMSPVAARVRLHRARRVVRAVLARPAATLA is encoded by the coding sequence GTGAGTGAGCCGAGCCAAGTCGACGACGACATCTCCGGCATCGGTGCCGATCCGGTCGCCTTCGAGGTCTTCTACCGCCGGCACCTGGAGGCGGTGGGCCGGTTCGTGGCGCGGCGGGTCGACGATCCACACCTCGCCGCGGACCTGACCGCCGACGTGTTCCTGGCGGTGATCGAGTCGGCGGCCGGCTACCGGCCGGATCGGGGGAGCCAGATCGGCTGGCTGTACGGGGTGGCCCGCAACGTCATCGGCGACGAGCGACGTCGGGCGGCCCAACGGTTGCGGGTGCACGGCCGCCTGGCCGGACGACGCGACCTCGGGCCCGATGACATCGCCCGCATCGAGGAGCGGATCGACGCCGAGTCGGCCGCCCGGCGTACCTGTCGGGCGTTGGGCGAGCTACCCGAGGGCACCCGGACGCTTGTCGAACTCGTCGCGGTGGACGGCCTCACCGTCGCGGAGGCGGCGACGGTGCTCGGGATGTCGCCGGTCGCCGCCCGGGTGCGCCTGCACCGGGCCCGCCGTGTCGTCCGCGCCGTGCTCGCCCGACCGGCCGCCACCCTCGCTTGA
- a CDS encoding CU044_5270 family protein, whose amino-acid sequence MNETELSPRGFEEQLLRDLTAHVAQRAEVVSVARPARRRTRLLGGWRLAGAFGLAVTLTVGALAVQTMRVGEQPPPTASASEIFRLAADAARQQPELTARPDQYVFTESLATFRELPASGPYRTIRNQLWQSAGGIAYTQGRYRPETDPNGWSELRVLRIDDPDDPEKELDAFQPPAYHGDLPTDPDELFRYLREHPVDLHLSEGADEEAVYGDESMAYTTARSMLRGYVPPRTLAALFEVLARQPGAVVISGDVVDAAGRHGVAIRMPGVIGGNMDLIFDRDSHVYLGTRGSVIRDGKESLYDAVAVLRIAIVDRPGQVP is encoded by the coding sequence ATGAACGAGACCGAACTGTCGCCGCGGGGTTTCGAGGAGCAACTTCTCCGGGACCTGACGGCACACGTCGCCCAACGGGCCGAGGTGGTGTCGGTGGCCCGTCCGGCCCGACGCCGTACCCGGCTCCTGGGCGGTTGGCGTCTCGCCGGAGCGTTCGGGCTGGCGGTGACGCTGACCGTCGGCGCGCTGGCGGTGCAGACGATGAGGGTGGGCGAACAGCCGCCGCCCACGGCGAGCGCGTCGGAGATCTTCCGGCTGGCCGCCGACGCCGCCCGGCAGCAGCCGGAGCTCACCGCACGGCCCGACCAGTACGTCTTCACGGAGTCCCTGGCGACGTTCCGCGAGCTGCCGGCCAGCGGCCCGTACCGAACCATCCGGAACCAACTGTGGCAGTCGGCCGGCGGAATCGCGTACACGCAGGGACGTTATCGACCGGAGACCGATCCGAACGGGTGGAGCGAACTGAGGGTGCTGCGCATCGACGATCCCGACGATCCCGAGAAGGAACTCGACGCGTTCCAGCCGCCCGCGTACCACGGTGACCTGCCCACCGATCCGGACGAGCTGTTTCGATACCTTCGGGAACACCCGGTCGACCTGCATCTCTCCGAAGGCGCCGACGAGGAGGCCGTCTACGGGGACGAGAGCATGGCGTACACGACCGCGCGGTCGATGCTCCGCGGTTACGTGCCGCCCCGGACGCTCGCGGCGCTGTTCGAGGTGCTGGCACGGCAGCCCGGAGCGGTCGTCATCTCGGGCGACGTGGTGGACGCGGCCGGCCGTCATGGGGTGGCGATCCGGATGCCCGGTGTCATCGGGGGCAACATGGACCTCATCTTCGACCGGGACTCCCACGTCTACCTCGGCACCCGAGGGTCGGTGATACGCGACGGCAAGGAGTCCCTGTACGACGCCGTCGCGGTGCTGCGTATCGCCATCGTCGACCGGCCGGGCCAGGTGCCCTGA